In the Sediminitomix flava genome, one interval contains:
- a CDS encoding RluA family pseudouridine synthase: MKKFSIKDCILFENDNYILMNKPPYVASLDERDSTRDNMLGLLREYCPEGRLCHRLDKETSGVLVAAKNDEAYRNLSIQFENREVSKVYHAVVGGVQNFNETKVNWPIAVSGRGNVRIDTVEGKPSLTIFNTLEAYKSHTLVECLPYTGRMHQIRIHLASLEAPIAADILYGGKFPFLSDIKRKFNLKQQTEEQALIKRVALHARAIVFNDVNGEPIAAEADYPKDIRAFVNQLRKNK, encoded by the coding sequence ATGAAGAAGTTTAGTATAAAAGATTGTATCCTTTTTGAAAATGACAATTATATCTTGATGAACAAGCCTCCTTATGTGGCTTCTCTTGACGAAAGAGATTCGACTAGGGATAATATGTTGGGCTTGTTGAGAGAGTATTGTCCTGAAGGAAGGTTGTGTCATCGTTTGGATAAAGAGACTTCTGGTGTATTAGTGGCAGCAAAAAATGATGAAGCCTACAGAAATCTTTCTATTCAGTTTGAGAATCGTGAAGTTTCCAAAGTCTACCATGCAGTAGTTGGAGGCGTTCAGAATTTCAATGAAACGAAAGTAAATTGGCCTATTGCGGTTTCGGGACGTGGAAACGTACGTATCGATACTGTAGAAGGAAAGCCTTCCCTTACAATTTTCAATACCTTAGAGGCATACAAATCTCATACTTTGGTAGAATGCTTGCCATATACGGGGCGTATGCACCAAATCCGTATTCACCTTGCAAGCTTGGAAGCACCAATTGCGGCAGATATTCTGTATGGTGGAAAATTTCCATTCCTTTCAGATATCAAACGCAAGTTTAATTTGAAGCAGCAGACAGAAGAACAAGCTTTGATTAAAAGGGTAGCACTTCACGCAAGAGCAATTGTTTTCAACGATGTAAACGGAGAACCAATTGCTGCTGAAGCAGATTATCCAAAAGACATTAGAGCATTTGTGAATCAGCTAAGAAAAAATAAATAA
- a CDS encoding sensor histidine kinase, translating to MTGGFRTFVFSKLDRNMWFSSKAVSFLLASCVSLITVAFLSLLNGVDWVVYVVAGTISFSSAFILTYVTLEFMIFRELNKVNNQIEILKSESVSPEERIKIFQQGSSKIFQKMNADIADYAHKKEEEIDRLRKMEIYRREFLADVSHELKTPIFAAQGYILTLLDGAIDDENVRMKFLKRAAKSLNGLDALVRDLLTISHMESGEISMDMEIFDLQTLATDVVDQLEGKAHKKGLEIYYEVENDDEIAIEGDYNRIRQVLVNLVTNSIKYNKEDEGWVKVILEDKGEEVNVVIEDNGIGISEEDLQRIFERFYRVDKSRSKKAGGTGLGLAIVKHIIEAHDSRIHVSSELGKGTRCEFALKKYQDLDEEV from the coding sequence ATGACGGGAGGCTTTCGTACTTTTGTGTTTTCAAAATTAGATAGGAATATGTGGTTTAGCTCGAAAGCGGTTTCTTTTTTACTAGCAAGTTGCGTTTCGCTTATTACGGTCGCCTTTTTGAGTCTACTCAATGGAGTAGATTGGGTGGTTTATGTGGTAGCAGGAACAATTTCTTTTTCATCAGCTTTTATTTTGACTTATGTGACTTTGGAATTTATGATCTTCAGAGAGCTGAACAAAGTCAATAATCAGATAGAAATATTAAAGTCTGAGTCTGTTTCTCCTGAAGAACGAATCAAGATTTTCCAACAAGGGTCTTCTAAGATCTTCCAAAAGATGAATGCAGATATTGCAGACTATGCTCACAAGAAGGAAGAAGAGATTGATCGACTGCGAAAAATGGAAATATATCGTAGAGAATTCTTGGCAGATGTTTCTCACGAATTAAAAACTCCTATTTTTGCAGCCCAAGGTTATATCCTTACCCTTTTGGATGGGGCCATAGACGATGAAAATGTGAGAATGAAGTTCTTGAAACGAGCAGCGAAAAGTTTGAATGGACTTGATGCTTTAGTAAGAGACCTTCTGACGATTTCTCATATGGAGTCTGGAGAAATTTCGATGGATATGGAAATCTTCGATCTTCAGACATTGGCAACAGATGTAGTCGACCAACTGGAAGGGAAAGCACACAAGAAAGGCTTAGAAATCTATTATGAAGTAGAAAACGATGACGAAATTGCCATTGAAGGAGATTACAACCGTATTCGTCAAGTATTGGTAAACCTTGTAACCAACAGTATCAAGTACAATAAAGAAGACGAAGGTTGGGTAAAAGTCATTCTTGAAGACAAAGGCGAGGAAGTTAATGTTGTTATAGAAGATAATGGTATCGGAATCTCTGAAGAAGATTTGCAAAGAATCTTTGAACGTTTTTACCGAGTAGACAAAAGCCGTTCTAAAAAGGCAGGAGGAACAGGCCTTGGATTAGCCATTGTAAAACATATTATAGAGGCACATGACTCTAGAATTCATGTGAGTAGCGAATTGGGCAAAGGTACACGTTGCGAGTTCGCATTGAAGAAATACCAAGATTTAGATGAAGAAGTTTAG
- a CDS encoding aldose epimerase family protein yields the protein MLTIHKQSWGTLDDGRVVSLYTLKNNLGTQIALSDFGAMIASIKTNDADGMNDEITLNHESFYAYYHNGEHPFLGGTIGRFAGKINEGKFRIGDKEYALAQNQAPNHLNGGVEGFDRKLWTGTRIRENDRVGVRFTFVAKHLEEGYPGNLQVNTTYYLNDKNELRIDFEAVSDEDTHVNITNHTYYNLKGAKSGNCLDHQIRLYADRFLHLNENHIPSGELMPVSGSPMDFTSEKVLGKHIDTDYEQVKLTSGFDHDWVLNSAEKEVLKHAASVYEPNSRRTLDVYTTYPSVHLYTGNSLHNFENTQGNTFEKHAGLALEAQYYPDSPNHSHFPSTLLEKGRLYSEKTILKFGIR from the coding sequence ATGTTGACAATACACAAACAGAGCTGGGGGACTCTCGATGATGGAAGAGTTGTCTCATTGTATACGTTGAAGAATAACCTAGGAACTCAAATTGCACTATCGGATTTTGGAGCTATGATCGCCTCAATCAAAACAAATGATGCCGATGGTATGAATGATGAAATCACTCTCAATCATGAAAGTTTTTATGCCTACTATCATAATGGTGAACATCCTTTTCTTGGTGGAACTATCGGAAGGTTTGCGGGTAAGATAAATGAAGGAAAATTTAGGATTGGAGACAAAGAGTATGCACTAGCTCAAAATCAAGCACCAAACCACCTTAATGGAGGTGTAGAAGGTTTTGATCGAAAGCTCTGGACTGGTACACGAATCCGTGAAAATGACAGAGTTGGTGTTCGATTTACTTTCGTGGCAAAACACTTAGAAGAAGGCTACCCTGGTAACTTGCAGGTAAACACAACCTACTATCTGAATGATAAAAATGAACTCAGAATAGATTTTGAAGCAGTTTCTGATGAAGATACGCATGTCAATATAACCAACCACACCTACTACAACTTGAAAGGAGCTAAAAGTGGGAATTGCTTAGATCATCAAATTCGATTATATGCTGATCGATTTTTACACCTCAATGAAAACCATATTCCTAGTGGAGAACTGATGCCTGTAAGCGGCTCTCCGATGGACTTTACATCCGAAAAAGTTTTAGGAAAACATATAGATACAGATTACGAACAAGTCAAACTCACATCAGGATTTGACCATGATTGGGTATTGAATTCTGCCGAAAAAGAAGTACTCAAACATGCCGCATCGGTCTACGAACCTAATTCCAGAAGAACATTAGATGTGTACACAACCTATCCATCTGTTCATCTTTATACAGGAAATTCTTTGCACAATTTTGAAAATACACAAGGGAATACTTTTGAAAAACATGCAGGGCTAGCACTAGAAGCTCAATACTATCCTGACAGCCCGAATCATTCACATTTTCCATCTACCTTATTGGAAAAAGGGAGGTTATATTCTGAGAAAACAATACTCAAATTCGGGATTCGCTAA
- a CDS encoding GyrI-like domain-containing protein, which produces MKKIQLWVVLPIIFLSLGLAVSKLGVLDDVGIEVQEQEGFRLVGKEFNGTVDDKKLGKIMEEVYGLSEQTQLQYVVYYQGNPDQSDEAINIFIGLKTSENLEGDFKELVLKPYKAVRTEIENSFFAPNPANVNKAIKEYAAQHQLKLEDTYIEFYDDNKVITEIVCAE; this is translated from the coding sequence ATGAAAAAAATACAGTTGTGGGTGGTACTTCCCATTATTTTTTTGAGTTTGGGACTAGCAGTTTCTAAGTTAGGTGTTCTGGATGATGTTGGGATAGAAGTACAAGAACAGGAAGGGTTTCGATTAGTAGGGAAAGAGTTCAATGGAACCGTAGATGATAAAAAACTTGGTAAGATAATGGAAGAGGTCTATGGCTTATCGGAACAAACACAGCTACAATATGTGGTGTATTATCAAGGAAATCCTGATCAGTCAGACGAAGCCATCAATATATTTATTGGGTTAAAAACTTCTGAAAATCTGGAAGGTGATTTTAAAGAATTGGTGTTGAAACCTTATAAGGCAGTCCGAACTGAAATAGAAAATAGCTTTTTTGCACCAAACCCTGCCAATGTAAACAAAGCCATTAAAGAGTATGCGGCGCAGCATCAACTAAAGCTAGAAGATACTTATATTGAGTTTTATGACGACAATAAAGTAATTACGGAGATTGTCTGTGCGGAATAA